One stretch of Chryseobacterium fluminis DNA includes these proteins:
- a CDS encoding MBL fold metallo-hydrolase → MKKIRLSLFAVFLSIASQSQNFDVIPLGIYGGEQEDNLSAYLVGTPGENAFLCLDAGTVNAGIRKGIELKSLNGNAETVLKDQIRGYFISHGHLDHLSGMIINSPADSKKDIYAIAPVLQILQDHYFISDTWINFADQGQKPMLGKYHYHELQAGTEMAATNTSFFLKPYELSHVNPYKSSAVLVRKDHHYLLYFGDTGADRVEKSDRLNHIWTDIAPLIKKGQLNTLLIEVSFPNSQPEKSLFGHLTPDLLLEELQKLKEKTGLRNLEKLNIVVTHRKPTGNNPETIKNELLKNNPLKINYIFPEQGKKISVP, encoded by the coding sequence ATGAAAAAAATAAGACTTTCTTTATTCGCTGTTTTTTTATCAATTGCTTCTCAGTCACAAAATTTTGATGTTATTCCTCTGGGAATCTACGGGGGTGAGCAGGAAGATAATTTATCGGCTTATCTTGTCGGAACGCCGGGAGAAAATGCCTTTCTCTGCCTTGATGCAGGAACGGTAAATGCGGGCATACGAAAAGGTATTGAATTAAAAAGTCTCAACGGAAATGCTGAAACGGTTCTGAAAGACCAGATCAGAGGATATTTTATTTCTCATGGCCACCTGGATCATCTTTCGGGAATGATCATCAATTCTCCTGCTGATTCCAAAAAGGATATTTACGCGATTGCACCGGTGCTTCAGATTCTGCAGGATCATTATTTTATCTCGGATACCTGGATTAACTTTGCGGATCAGGGACAGAAACCCATGCTCGGAAAGTATCATTATCATGAGCTCCAGGCAGGAACAGAAATGGCCGCCACAAACACTTCATTTTTCTTAAAGCCCTATGAACTCAGTCATGTGAATCCTTACAAAAGCAGTGCGGTTCTTGTAAGAAAAGACCATCATTACCTGCTTTATTTTGGGGATACCGGTGCTGACCGGGTTGAAAAGTCTGACCGGCTGAACCACATCTGGACCGATATTGCTCCACTGATTAAGAAAGGACAGCTCAATACTCTTTTAATAGAAGTTTCTTTCCCCAATAGTCAGCCTGAAAAGTCATTATTCGGCCATCTAACGCCTGACCTGCTGTTGGAAGAACTGCAAAAACTAAAGGAAAAAACAGGTCTTAGAAATCTTGAAAAACTGAATATCGTTGTCACCCACAGAAAACCAACGGGCAATAATCCTGAGACGATAAAAAATGAACTTCTGAAAAATAATCCCTTAAAAATAAACTATATTTTTCCTGAACAGGGAAAGAAAATCAGTGTGCCATAA